Proteins from one Dermacentor variabilis isolate Ectoservices chromosome 1, ASM5094787v1, whole genome shotgun sequence genomic window:
- the LOC142575554 gene encoding uncharacterized protein LOC142575554, with protein MQRTRQDDHGFFYKFFRKAPQLLDKLLSFLAEDLTRQHHIQETPGAWRTTCCSIEKQCFLTYPAYDCLLKPAMLLTADCCGVPQNPQEPELLETSVIQEIPKCPETPQTHATPKTESMLALVTLHLTVMALQVLPDRKTGTFFVKMSAALPSSLDGGTGGRLADILHVSVIRVAHTVNV; from the exons atgcaacggacacgtcaggatgaccacggatttttctacaagttctttcgcaaggcgccgcagctcttggacaagctattgagctttttagcagaggacctcacacggcagcaccacattcaagaaacccctggagcctggagaacgacttgctgtagcattgag aagcaatgcttcctaacgtatccagcctacgactgcctgctgaagccagcgatgcttctgactgcagactgctgtggtgtgcctcagaatcctcaggaaccagaacttcttgaaacatcggtgattcaagagattccaaaatgtcctgagactccacagactcatgcgacgccgaagacagagtcgatgctggcgcttgtgactcttcacttgacggtgatggcacttcaagtgttgccagatcggaaaactggcacattttttgttaagatgtctgcagcacttccctcctcactcgatgggggcactggtggaaggttggcggacatcctgcatgtgagcgtaataagggttgcacatactgtcaatgtgtaa